From the genome of Nocardia sp. NBC_01503, one region includes:
- a CDS encoding methylenetetrahydrofolate reductase has product MPFSVEFNPPRDAAGEARLWRAAREFERLHPAFVSMTYGAGGSTRDRTIRVTGQLARETTLLTVAHLTAVDHSVAELRSIVGAYADSGIRNLLVLRGDPPGDPLGDWVKHPEGVEYAEELVRMVRDLGDFHVGVASFPQGHPRSTDLDQDTAHLIAKLRAGAEYSITQMFFDPEHYLRLRDRVAKLDPAEGDKPIIPELMPITSLRTVERAVELSGRELPAKVLERLRTAAGDGPEENRAAVRAAGIELATEMAQTLIDEGVPCLHFITLNFAKATGEVLANLGYTVSPAPAPA; this is encoded by the coding sequence GTGCCGTTCTCTGTCGAGTTCAATCCGCCGCGCGACGCGGCCGGTGAGGCGCGGCTGTGGCGGGCGGCGCGCGAATTCGAACGGCTGCATCCGGCCTTCGTCTCCATGACCTACGGTGCGGGCGGCTCGACCCGCGATCGCACCATTCGGGTCACCGGTCAGCTGGCGCGCGAGACCACCCTGTTGACGGTCGCGCATCTGACCGCGGTGGATCACAGTGTCGCCGAACTGCGTTCGATCGTCGGCGCGTACGCGGATTCGGGTATCCGGAATCTGCTGGTGCTGCGCGGCGATCCGCCCGGTGATCCGCTGGGGGACTGGGTCAAACATCCCGAGGGTGTCGAGTACGCCGAGGAATTGGTCCGCATGGTGCGCGATCTCGGCGACTTCCACGTGGGTGTCGCCTCCTTCCCGCAGGGACATCCGCGCTCCACCGATCTGGATCAGGACACCGCGCATCTGATCGCGAAACTCCGTGCGGGCGCGGAGTATTCGATCACCCAGATGTTCTTCGATCCGGAGCACTACCTGCGTCTGCGCGACCGGGTCGCCAAACTGGATCCGGCCGAGGGCGATAAGCCGATCATTCCCGAGCTCATGCCGATCACCTCGCTGCGCACGGTGGAGCGCGCCGTCGAACTCTCCGGCCGCGAACTCCCCGCCAAGGTCCTCGAACGCCTGCGCACAGCCGCGGGCGATGGTCCCGAGGAGAACCGCGCCGCCGTCCGTGCCGCCGGTATCGAGCTCGCCACCGAAATGGCGCAGACCCTCATCGACGAGGGCGTCCCCTGCCTGCACTTCATCACCCTGAACTTCGCCAAGGCCACCGGCGAAGTTCTGGCGAACCTCGGCTACACCGTGTCACCCGCCCCTGCGCCCGCCTGA
- a CDS encoding DUF3040 domain-containing protein, with the protein MPLSEHEQRMLEQIESALYAEDPKFASTVRGGRLRSATGRRRLQSAALFVLGLFLLVAGIAAPVKLGDFPIISLIGFIVMFGAGVLLLTGGPGMKSQGGRGGDGHPSSGNGPGGGQGRPKKSGGFSSRMEDRFRRRFEQDN; encoded by the coding sequence GTGCCACTCTCCGAGCACGAGCAGCGCATGCTCGAACAAATCGAGAGCGCGCTCTATGCTGAGGACCCCAAGTTCGCCTCGACGGTTCGGGGTGGACGGTTACGTTCCGCCACCGGCCGGCGCAGACTTCAGTCGGCGGCTCTGTTCGTCCTTGGTCTGTTCCTGCTCGTGGCAGGCATTGCCGCGCCCGTGAAGCTGGGCGACTTCCCGATCATCAGTCTGATCGGATTCATCGTCATGTTCGGCGCGGGAGTGCTGTTGCTGACCGGTGGCCCTGGGATGAAGTCCCAGGGTGGCCGCGGCGGCGACGGTCATCCCTCGTCGGGTAACGGTCCTGGCGGCGGCCAGGGTCGGCCGAAGAAGTCAGGCGGGTTCTCATCTCGTATGGAAGACCGGTTCCGCCGCCGGTTCGAACAGGACAACTGA
- the mraZ gene encoding division/cell wall cluster transcriptional repressor MraZ produces MFLGTYTPRLDDKGRLTLPAKFRDELAGGLMVTKGQDHSLAVYPKDEFTALARRAAAASRSNPQARAFVRNLAASSDEQRPDAQGRIMLSAEHRRYANLSKDCVVIGSVDFLEIWDKTAWESYLAEHEEDYSQARDESLGGIF; encoded by the coding sequence TTGTTCCTCGGTACCTATACCCCTCGACTGGACGACAAAGGGCGACTCACGTTGCCTGCGAAGTTTCGGGACGAGCTGGCGGGAGGGTTGATGGTCACGAAGGGTCAGGACCACAGCCTTGCCGTATATCCGAAGGACGAGTTCACCGCGCTCGCGCGGCGGGCCGCGGCCGCGTCCCGAAGCAATCCGCAGGCCCGCGCGTTCGTTCGAAACCTGGCTGCCTCCTCGGATGAACAGCGTCCGGACGCACAGGGACGCATCATGTTGTCGGCTGAGCACCGCCGCTACGCGAATCTCTCGAAGGATTGCGTGGTGATCGGCTCGGTCGACTTCCTCGAAATTTGGGACAAGACGGCGTGGGAGAGCTACCTCGCCGAGCATGAGGAGGATTACTCGCAGGCCAGAGACGAGTCGCTGGGCGGAATCTTCTAG
- a CDS encoding glycosyltransferase, with the protein MRAGAVIAAAGATTALANRITMRQLRDQRVGVTEAVTVCVPARDEADRLPELIADLRAQQGVPRLRVLILDDDSGDGTYRAALDSVGGDSRFTVLRNDIPPTLGWTGKNAACARLAEFADTDSGVLIFLDADVRLTPGALAAAIRELRRAGAGLVCPWPAQRAESIAERLVQPLLCWSWASTLPVALGNSTLSPAMAVACGQFLVFDAAAYRAIGGHASVADRITEDLAIARELRRAGQRTTLVAGGQLTSTRMYRSARELDEGYRKWLWTAYGGVAGSAAVGGVTTLAYLLPPLVAAVGHRRVRRMGLLGYAAAVTGRLLARSTENGGRVHRSPLEDYRCGPRPKARRDDDGGRPSENDGRARSPRAVPGAHLIGDIGGLTGADVLAALAHPVSVAVYLGLSMRSHRASRNRTLTWKGRGLSDIR; encoded by the coding sequence GTGCGGGCCGGGGCCGTGATCGCGGCGGCCGGGGCCACCACCGCCCTGGCCAACCGGATCACCATGCGGCAGTTGCGGGATCAGCGCGTGGGGGTGACCGAAGCGGTCACCGTCTGCGTCCCCGCCCGCGACGAAGCCGATCGACTTCCGGAGCTGATCGCGGATCTGCGTGCGCAGCAAGGGGTTCCACGGCTGCGCGTGCTGATTCTGGACGACGACTCCGGTGATGGCACCTACCGTGCCGCACTCGACTCGGTGGGCGGCGACAGCCGATTCACGGTGCTGCGCAATGACATCCCGCCAACCCTCGGCTGGACCGGTAAGAACGCGGCCTGCGCACGACTCGCGGAGTTCGCCGACACCGACTCCGGGGTACTCATCTTCCTGGACGCCGATGTGCGGCTGACCCCGGGCGCCTTGGCGGCCGCGATCCGCGAATTACGGCGCGCGGGAGCCGGTTTGGTGTGCCCATGGCCCGCCCAACGAGCCGAATCTATTGCCGAGCGCCTGGTGCAACCGCTGCTCTGCTGGTCCTGGGCCTCCACACTGCCTGTGGCATTGGGCAATTCAACCCTGTCGCCCGCCATGGCGGTGGCATGCGGGCAATTCCTGGTCTTCGATGCCGCCGCCTACCGCGCGATCGGCGGACACGCCTCGGTCGCGGACCGCATCACCGAGGATCTGGCCATCGCACGCGAGCTGCGCCGCGCCGGACAACGGACAACGCTGGTCGCGGGCGGGCAGCTCACCTCGACCCGGATGTACCGCAGCGCAAGGGAACTCGACGAGGGCTACCGGAAATGGTTGTGGACCGCCTACGGCGGCGTCGCGGGCAGCGCGGCCGTCGGCGGAGTCACAACACTCGCCTACCTGCTGCCGCCGCTGGTCGCAGCGGTGGGCCACAGACGGGTCCGCAGGATGGGGCTACTGGGCTACGCCGCCGCCGTAACCGGAAGGCTGCTGGCGCGTTCGACCGAGAATGGCGGCCGGGTTCACCGAAGTCCACTGGAGGACTACAGGTGTGGACCCCGGCCAAAAGCGCGCCGGGATGACGACGGGGGACGTCCGTCCGAGAATGATGGAAGGGCGCGCTCACCTCGCGCCGTTCCGGGTGCGCACCTGATCGGGGATATCGGCGGACTGACCGGGGCTGATGTCCTTGCGGCCCTGGCGCATCCGGTTTCGGTGGCGGTTTATCTGGGTCTCTCGATGCGCTCACACCGGGCGTCCCGGAACCGGACGCTGACCTGGAAAGGCCGGGGGCTCAGCGATATTCGGTGA
- a CDS encoding GNAT family N-acetyltransferase, with protein MTAVTPNTTPAPVVVDLSAATMRVRLHDALSVYVAAMDYPRGTEHQRAPMWTEHTTRPGWQAVAAVLPDDNGRLDLRTAPIVAIAYGYHGAPHQWWHQQVYSGMRRTGWPEHAARELLSDYFELTELHVHPAAQGRGIGEILLTRLLQNRPERMVLLSTPEVDAEANRAWKLYRRQEFGDVVRHFIFSGDTRKFAVLGRRLPL; from the coding sequence ATGACCGCCGTCACCCCGAACACCACGCCCGCACCCGTCGTCGTCGACCTGTCGGCGGCCACCATGCGCGTCCGGCTGCACGACGCCCTCTCGGTCTACGTCGCGGCCATGGACTATCCGCGCGGTACCGAACACCAGCGCGCACCCATGTGGACCGAGCACACCACCAGACCCGGCTGGCAAGCCGTCGCCGCGGTACTACCCGATGACAACGGCCGCCTGGACCTGCGCACGGCGCCCATCGTGGCCATCGCGTACGGGTACCACGGCGCACCGCACCAGTGGTGGCATCAGCAGGTGTACAGCGGTATGCGCCGCACCGGATGGCCGGAACACGCTGCGCGCGAACTACTCTCGGACTACTTCGAACTCACCGAACTGCATGTGCACCCGGCCGCCCAGGGCCGCGGCATCGGCGAGATATTGCTCACCCGCCTGCTGCAGAACCGCCCGGAACGTATGGTCCTGCTCTCCACGCCCGAGGTCGACGCCGAGGCCAACCGCGCCTGGAAGCTCTACCGCCGCCAGGAATTCGGCGATGTGGTGCGGCATTTCATCTTCTCCGGCGACACCCGCAAGTTCGCGGTCCTCGGGCGACGGCTGCCACTGTGA
- the rsmH gene encoding 16S rRNA (cytosine(1402)-N(4))-methyltransferase RsmH translates to MRSGRSKVHPGSDGPRHVPVLLDRADEILGPALGLDGAVYVDCTLGLGGHAEHFLRTYPNIRLVGLDRDTEALKLAGERLRPYQDRITLVHTRYDGIADALEEAGLPRTGSVRAILMDLGVSSMQLDEADRGFAYSIDAPLDMRMDSSTGPTAADVLNTYSHGDLARVLKVYGEERFAGKIASEVLRRRQKTPFTTSAQLVEVLYATIPAAARRTGGHPAKRTFQALRVEVNRELESLEAAVPAALDALAPGGRIVFMSYQSLEDRVVKQELAKRSASRTPLDLPVELPGMGPEFKILTRGAEKATEQEIEDNPRAAPVRMRAAERIAGEVAQ, encoded by the coding sequence GTGAGGTCCGGGAGGTCGAAGGTGCACCCAGGCAGTGACGGCCCCCGCCATGTCCCGGTTCTCCTCGATCGCGCAGACGAAATCCTCGGGCCCGCTTTGGGTCTCGACGGCGCCGTCTATGTGGATTGCACACTCGGTCTCGGTGGTCATGCCGAGCATTTCCTGCGTACCTACCCCAATATCCGCCTGGTCGGGCTCGATCGCGATACCGAGGCGTTGAAGTTGGCGGGGGAGCGACTACGCCCCTATCAGGACCGAATCACCCTGGTGCACACCAGATATGACGGCATCGCCGACGCCCTCGAGGAGGCCGGGCTGCCGCGTACCGGGTCGGTGCGCGCGATTCTGATGGATCTCGGCGTCTCCTCCATGCAGTTGGATGAGGCCGATCGTGGTTTCGCCTACTCCATCGACGCACCCCTGGATATGCGGATGGACTCCAGCACCGGCCCGACCGCGGCCGATGTGCTCAATACCTACAGTCACGGTGATCTGGCCCGGGTGCTGAAGGTCTACGGGGAGGAACGCTTCGCGGGCAAGATCGCCTCGGAAGTCTTGCGGCGCAGACAGAAAACCCCGTTCACCACCAGCGCGCAGCTGGTGGAGGTGCTGTACGCCACCATTCCGGCGGCGGCGCGGCGCACCGGCGGGCATCCGGCCAAGCGCACCTTCCAGGCGCTGCGGGTCGAGGTGAACCGTGAGCTGGAATCTCTCGAGGCCGCGGTTCCGGCGGCGCTGGACGCGCTCGCGCCCGGCGGGCGGATCGTATTCATGAGCTACCAGTCCCTCGAGGATCGAGTGGTGAAGCAGGAGCTGGCCAAACGGTCGGCCTCGCGCACCCCACTGGATCTGCCGGTCGAATTGCCCGGTATGGGACCGGAATTCAAGATTCTGACCCGGGGTGCGGAGAAGGCCACCGAGCAG
- a CDS encoding polyprenyl synthetase family protein yields the protein MSAGPGTPTRQPVGAGSLVAAVEQRLAKFFVTRREILEPLGPVVADTARALEAFVLRGGKRTRPAFAWTGWLGAGKSAEDPQADAVLTACAALELVQAAALIHDDIIDSSRTRRGFPTVHVDYETRHRDGRWAGDPAHYGASIAILIGDLALAWADDMTRGAGLDAGQERRFAPVWSAMRTEVLSGQILDIHGEAGGDESVEAALLINRFKTAAYTIERPLHLGAVLADADDELIAAYREFGTDIGIAFQLRDDLLGVFGDPAVTGKPSGDDLREGKRTVLIAEALSRADVTAPAAAALLRSSLGTDVTPEQVAELRGILTDLGAVDAVEARITDLTDRALTALDASTATADAKRQLRAMALAATARAY from the coding sequence CTGTCCGCCGGACCCGGTACCCCGACACGTCAGCCGGTCGGCGCGGGATCGCTCGTCGCCGCCGTGGAGCAGCGCCTCGCGAAATTCTTCGTGACACGGCGCGAGATTCTGGAGCCGCTCGGTCCGGTCGTGGCCGATACGGCGCGCGCACTCGAGGCTTTCGTACTGCGCGGCGGTAAGCGCACCCGCCCCGCCTTCGCCTGGACCGGTTGGCTCGGGGCCGGAAAGAGCGCCGAAGATCCGCAGGCCGATGCCGTGCTGACCGCTTGTGCCGCACTGGAATTGGTGCAGGCCGCCGCGCTCATCCACGATGACATCATCGACTCCTCGCGCACCCGGCGCGGATTCCCCACCGTGCACGTGGATTACGAGACCCGGCATCGGGACGGGCGGTGGGCGGGCGATCCGGCGCACTACGGGGCGAGCATCGCGATACTCATCGGCGATCTGGCACTGGCCTGGGCCGATGACATGACCCGCGGCGCCGGACTGGACGCCGGACAGGAGCGGCGATTCGCACCGGTGTGGTCGGCCATGCGGACCGAAGTGCTCAGCGGGCAGATCCTCGATATCCACGGCGAGGCCGGTGGTGACGAATCCGTCGAGGCCGCACTGCTGATCAACCGGTTCAAGACCGCCGCCTACACCATCGAACGACCCCTGCATCTGGGTGCGGTGCTGGCGGACGCGGATGACGAATTGATCGCCGCCTATAGGGAATTCGGCACCGATATCGGTATCGCCTTCCAGCTGCGCGACGATCTGCTCGGCGTCTTCGGCGATCCCGCCGTGACCGGCAAACCCTCCGGCGACGACCTGCGCGAGGGTAAGCGGACCGTACTCATCGCCGAGGCGCTCAGCCGCGCCGACGTCACCGCCCCGGCCGCCGCGGCCCTGCTGCGCAGCAGTCTCGGCACCGATGTCACCCCGGAGCAGGTCGCCGAATTGCGGGGCATACTCACCGATCTCGGTGCGGTGGACGCGGTCGAGGCGCGCATCACCGATCTCACCGATCGCGCGCTCACCGCCCTGGACGCCAGCACCGCGACCGCCGATGCCAAGCGCCAGCTGCGTGCCATGGCGCTGGCGGCCACGGCGCGCGCGTACTGA
- a CDS encoding phytoene desaturase family protein has protein sequence MSVAIIGSGHNALVAACYLARDGHDVEVLERDTVLGGAVSTVERFPGHQVDRGSSAHIMIRHTGIIEELELERFGLRYIDCDPWAFAPAPPGSELAPIVFHRDVEATCASIAAACGARDAAAYRQFVRVWGPRTARVMRSFSGAPTPGRLLKSFWGLDAKGGGSALSREFLQSGDALLDSYFDDERLKAALAWWGAQSGPPMSEPGSAPMVGFAALMHTLPPGRAVGGSGALSAALVARLRADGGVISPGDAAISLTPAGKGWRVETANGRNLYADTVIAGSHILTTLNLLERGGFDAATLADWRRRIRVGPGIGMVVRAATTALPEYPGAKSGESAHGLQLLATDRRQLRRAHGAALAGDLPPRPVVLAMSFSALDPTIAPPGEHQLSLWAQWHPYELADGSSWSEHAEREGDRIIAEVEAHAPGFTDTVHDRFVQTPVDLEREMGLLGGNVMHVEMALDQMFLWRPLPELSHHRVPGAPGLYLTGASTHPGGGVSGASGRSVARIVQRDLRPSRLRLPRR, from the coding sequence GTGAGCGTGGCGATCATCGGGTCCGGCCACAATGCGCTGGTCGCGGCGTGTTATTTGGCGCGAGACGGGCATGACGTCGAGGTGCTCGAGCGCGATACCGTGCTGGGCGGGGCGGTGTCGACCGTGGAGCGATTCCCGGGGCATCAGGTGGATCGCGGGTCGTCGGCGCACATCATGATCCGGCATACCGGGATCATCGAGGAGCTCGAGCTGGAGCGGTTCGGGCTGCGGTATATCGACTGTGATCCATGGGCTTTCGCGCCCGCACCGCCGGGGTCCGAGCTCGCGCCGATCGTGTTCCATCGCGATGTCGAGGCCACCTGTGCGTCCATCGCCGCGGCCTGTGGGGCACGCGATGCCGCCGCGTATCGGCAATTCGTACGGGTGTGGGGGCCGCGGACCGCTCGGGTCATGCGGTCGTTCTCCGGGGCTCCTACGCCGGGGCGACTATTGAAGTCGTTCTGGGGGCTTGACGCCAAGGGGGGTGGAAGTGCGCTGTCGCGGGAGTTTCTGCAGAGCGGAGACGCGCTGCTGGACAGTTATTTCGACGATGAACGGCTGAAGGCGGCGCTGGCCTGGTGGGGTGCGCAGTCGGGGCCGCCGATGTCCGAGCCCGGATCCGCCCCGATGGTCGGGTTCGCGGCGCTCATGCATACGCTGCCGCCGGGTCGCGCGGTCGGCGGTAGCGGGGCGCTGAGTGCGGCACTGGTGGCGCGCTTGCGGGCCGACGGCGGGGTGATCAGCCCCGGAGACGCCGCGATTTCGCTCACACCGGCGGGGAAGGGCTGGCGGGTCGAGACCGCGAACGGGCGAAACCTGTACGCGGACACCGTGATCGCGGGATCACACATTCTCACCACGCTGAATCTGCTGGAGCGGGGCGGGTTCGACGCGGCCACGCTCGCGGACTGGCGGCGGCGGATTCGGGTCGGGCCGGGCATCGGAATGGTCGTGCGCGCGGCCACGACCGCGCTGCCGGAGTATCCGGGCGCGAAGAGCGGTGAATCCGCGCACGGACTACAACTGCTCGCGACCGATCGCCGCCAATTGCGGCGCGCGCACGGTGCGGCGCTCGCGGGTGATCTGCCGCCGCGACCCGTCGTGCTGGCCATGAGTTTCAGCGCCCTGGACCCGACCATCGCCCCGCCGGGTGAACATCAGCTTTCGCTGTGGGCGCAATGGCATCCCTACGAGCTCGCCGACGGCAGCTCCTGGAGTGAGCACGCCGAACGTGAAGGCGACCGCATCATCGCCGAAGTGGAAGCGCACGCACCGGGATTCACCGACACCGTGCACGACCGCTTCGTCCAGACCCCTGTCGATCTCGAGCGTGAGATGGGGCTGCTCGGCGGCAATGTCATGCACGTCGAGATGGCCCTCGACCAGATGTTCCTGTGGCGGCCGCTCCCCGAACTCTCGCACCACCGCGTACCCGGTGCGCCCGGGCTGTACCTCACCGGCGCGTCCACGCACCCCGGCGGCGGAGTCTCCGGCGCCAGCGGTCGCAGCGTCGCGCGAATAGTCCAGCGCGACCTCCGGCCCTCCCGGCTCCGCCTCCCCCGCCGATGA
- a CDS encoding LppM family (lipo)protein has protein sequence MRITAVMLFAALAVMLTGCLRVQVSMGVSSNDRVSGRIVAAAVPQNDKDKGPQLKAPDALSGKVRVDSYTQDGYVGSQVYFDDLTFGEVQQLGSLSDQTQGMFTLQFNRVGDLVTLTGRVDLKSLPPHGSDVQFTVAFPARVATTNGTREGDSVVTWKLPAGDVSTLRAEVGYSDPNTRSFAGWAGIVGGITLAVAVVVAVLAYMTRNPDPPKYVRAARWIKRDRETRV, from the coding sequence ATGCGGATTACGGCCGTCATGCTGTTCGCGGCATTGGCCGTCATGCTCACCGGATGCCTGCGCGTACAGGTCTCCATGGGCGTCTCCTCCAATGACCGGGTCTCGGGGCGCATTGTCGCCGCCGCGGTCCCGCAGAACGACAAGGACAAAGGGCCGCAACTGAAAGCGCCGGACGCGCTCTCGGGCAAGGTGCGCGTCGACTCGTACACGCAGGACGGGTACGTCGGCAGCCAGGTCTACTTCGACGATCTCACCTTCGGTGAGGTGCAGCAGCTCGGCTCGCTCTCGGATCAGACGCAGGGCATGTTCACGTTGCAGTTCAACCGGGTCGGCGATCTGGTCACGCTCACCGGGCGCGTCGATTTGAAGAGCCTGCCGCCGCACGGCTCCGATGTGCAGTTCACCGTGGCCTTTCCGGCGCGCGTGGCCACCACCAACGGCACCCGCGAGGGTGATTCGGTGGTGACGTGGAAGCTGCCCGCGGGCGATGTGAGCACGCTGCGCGCCGAAGTCGGGTATTCCGACCCGAATACGCGATCCTTCGCCGGCTGGGCCGGAATCGTCGGCGGAATCACCCTGGCGGTGGCCGTCGTGGTCGCGGTATTGGCGTACATGACCAGGAATCCGGATCCGCCGAAGTACGTGCGCGCCGCACGCTGGATCAAGCGCGACCGCGAAACGCGAGTGTGA
- a CDS encoding carotenoid biosynthesis protein, whose product MQIAYPLAHGVGRDRVTVAVVALSATTALVHAGLTRGVRWAAGLSVIISGIGLLAEVVGTASGVPFGAYEYASGRLGPEVAGVPLVVPLAWTGGIYPVWVVAGLLSSRAGVRISLTALGAVGWDLFLDPQMVADGQWRWTSGAPGLPGLGEIPYTNYPGWLAVALVMGGMLEWWDRTAVDTRRARVVPVAVFLWTWLGSTLAHAVFLGLPVSAIYGFIGLGVLGIPLVRGLMARRITLRPLGHGTM is encoded by the coding sequence ATGCAGATCGCCTATCCGCTGGCACACGGGGTGGGACGGGATCGCGTGACCGTGGCGGTGGTGGCGTTGTCGGCTACGACGGCGCTGGTGCATGCGGGTCTGACCCGTGGGGTGCGGTGGGCCGCGGGATTATCGGTGATCATTTCGGGGATCGGGTTGCTGGCCGAGGTGGTGGGGACGGCGAGCGGGGTGCCGTTCGGGGCTTATGAGTACGCCAGTGGGCGGTTGGGGCCCGAGGTGGCGGGGGTGCCGCTGGTGGTGCCGCTGGCCTGGACCGGGGGGATCTATCCGGTGTGGGTTGTCGCGGGACTGTTGAGCTCTCGTGCTGGGGTGCGGATTTCGCTCACCGCGCTGGGGGCCGTGGGGTGGGATCTGTTCCTGGATCCGCAGATGGTGGCGGACGGGCAATGGCGATGGACCTCCGGCGCGCCGGGGCTACCGGGGCTCGGGGAGATTCCGTACACGAACTATCCGGGGTGGCTGGCGGTGGCGCTGGTGATGGGCGGAATGCTGGAGTGGTGGGATCGGACCGCCGTCGACACTCGGCGGGCGCGGGTGGTGCCGGTGGCCGTATTCCTGTGGACCTGGTTGGGGTCGACGCTGGCGCACGCGGTGTTCCTGGGGTTGCCGGTCTCCGCGATATACGGGTTCATCGGGCTCGGAGTGCTCGGTATTCCGCTGGTTCGGGGGCTCATGGCCCGTCGAATCACACTGCGCCCCCTGGGCCATGGCACGATGTGA
- a CDS encoding SAV_6107 family HEPN domain-containing protein, protein MSGANARPAHPGRAGELLRRADGLLIQAAGEQDPAERFRTAYLAALRGAGAVLALTGADRAPRARSRNAWVMMQAAAPEFVMWADYFSAQSETRAALEAGLPRPIDDRRADEFSSRVGAFLHDVEDLLAAASRLRPSTGWVAGMLA, encoded by the coding sequence ATGTCCGGTGCAAATGCACGTCCGGCCCATCCTGGGCGCGCGGGCGAACTACTACGACGCGCCGACGGCCTGCTGATCCAGGCCGCGGGGGAGCAGGATCCGGCCGAGCGTTTCCGAACGGCCTACCTGGCGGCGCTGCGCGGAGCGGGCGCGGTGCTGGCTCTCACCGGCGCGGACCGCGCACCTCGGGCGCGTTCCCGCAATGCCTGGGTCATGATGCAGGCCGCCGCACCGGAATTCGTGATGTGGGCGGATTACTTCAGCGCCCAGTCCGAAACCCGGGCCGCGCTGGAGGCCGGACTGCCCCGTCCGATCGATGATCGGCGTGCCGACGAGTTCTCTTCGCGGGTAGGCGCATTCCTCCATGACGTCGAAGATCTGCTGGCAGCGGCATCACGATTACGTCCCAGTACGGGGTGGGTTGCCGGAATGCTGGCATGA